In the genome of Rhodoferax fermentans, one region contains:
- a CDS encoding enoyl-CoA hydratase/isomerase family protein → MSALASEVLAEVRGQVGFITLNRPAALNALTLQMIRDLTVCLLAWRDNHQVQGVAIRGSNKAGPFGAFCAGGDIRFFYQALLSGDPSPEDFFTEEYTLNHLIHTYPKPYIAFMDGVVMGGGMGISQGASHRLVTPRTKMAMPETSIGLFPDVAGGYFLSRCPGHVGEWLALTGNTLTADEAVALGLADQNIGEAQQADVWHALAQLESLDHASLDALIATYSVAVSPFDTRARDQIDQYFGKASVLSIVQALEADPGDWAQHTSQQLRQRSPLMLHVTLEQIRRARQMALADELRMERDMVRHCFFPAHLGRSAAQTETAEGVRALVIDKDKQPKWHPARIEDVTPEMVQPFFDSPWARHSHPLRDLT, encoded by the coding sequence ATGAGTGCGCTTGCCAGCGAGGTTCTGGCAGAAGTGCGTGGCCAGGTGGGGTTCATCACACTGAACCGCCCCGCCGCACTCAATGCCTTGACGTTGCAGATGATCCGAGACTTGACCGTCTGCCTGCTGGCCTGGCGCGACAACCATCAGGTGCAAGGCGTGGCGATTCGCGGCAGCAACAAAGCAGGGCCGTTCGGCGCTTTTTGTGCGGGCGGTGACATTCGCTTTTTTTACCAGGCGCTGTTGTCGGGCGACCCCAGTCCTGAGGATTTTTTCACCGAGGAATACACCCTCAACCACCTGATCCACACCTACCCCAAGCCCTACATCGCGTTCATGGACGGTGTGGTCATGGGTGGTGGCATGGGCATAAGCCAAGGCGCATCACACCGTCTGGTGACCCCGCGTACAAAAATGGCCATGCCCGAGACCAGCATTGGCCTGTTTCCGGATGTAGCAGGCGGCTATTTCTTGAGCCGTTGTCCTGGGCATGTGGGGGAATGGCTGGCCCTCACCGGCAACACGCTGACAGCGGACGAGGCCGTGGCGCTGGGCTTGGCCGACCAAAATATTGGGGAGGCGCAACAGGCCGATGTTTGGCACGCGTTGGCCCAGCTTGAGTCGCTGGATCATGCGAGCCTGGATGCTTTGATAGCTACATATTCAGTAGCTGTTAGCCCTTTTGATACAAGGGCTAGAGACCAAATTGACCAATATTTCGGCAAAGCGTCCGTGCTGAGCATCGTGCAAGCGCTGGAGGCTGACCCTGGCGACTGGGCACAACACACATCCCAGCAGTTGCGCCAGCGCTCACCCTTGATGCTGCATGTGACGCTGGAACAGATCCGCCGGGCCCGTCAGATGGCGCTGGCTGATGAATTGCGCATGGAGCGCGACATGGTGCGCCATTGTTTCTTCCCGGCGCACCTGGGCCGCTCTGCCGCCCAGACCGAGACCGCCGAGGGCGTTCGCGCTCTGGTGATTGACAAAGACAAGCAGCCCAAGTGGCATCCCGCGCGCATTGAAGATGTCACGCCTGAAATGGTGCAGCCTTTTTTTGACAGCCCCTGGGCGCGACACAGCCATCCGCTGCGAGATTTGACCTGA
- a CDS encoding organic hydroperoxide resistance protein: MSIAQVLYRAHATSTGGRDGRTVVPDAKLDLKLTTPKELGGAGGEGANPEQLFAAGYSACFIGAIKFVAARDKIALPADVSIESSVGIGAIPNGFGIEVDLKISLPGMARDAAQALVDKAHIVCPYSNATRGNIDVRLTLA, translated from the coding sequence ATGTCCATCGCACAAGTTCTCTATCGCGCACATGCCACATCCACCGGAGGCCGTGATGGCCGAACCGTTGTTCCTGATGCCAAGCTGGATCTCAAACTGACCACACCCAAAGAGTTGGGTGGTGCGGGTGGTGAAGGCGCCAATCCTGAACAGTTGTTTGCTGCAGGCTACAGCGCGTGTTTTATCGGTGCCATCAAGTTCGTCGCCGCGCGTGACAAGATTGCCCTGCCCGCCGATGTGTCGATCGAGAGCAGCGTTGGTATTGGGGCGATTCCCAACGGTTTTGGTATCGAGGTTGACCTGAAGATTTCATTGCCAGGTATGGCGCGCGACGCCGCCCAGGCGCTGGTTGACAAAGCCCACATTGTTTGCCCTTACTCCAACGCAACGCGCGGCAATATCGACGTTCGTCTGACCCTGGCCTGA
- a CDS encoding MarR family winged helix-turn-helix transcriptional regulator encodes MPSHTPPLPIQPEPSLLLSEQLCFALYSTMLGMNKVYRKSLQPLGITYPQYLVLMVLWERDAMTVSEIGERLFLDSATLTPLLKRMEKQELLQRVRAKADERQVIISLTSKGRELQEPAKTMALGVFCATESTPDELIALRDSLLILRKRLFKNA; translated from the coding sequence ATGCCTTCACATACACCGCCTTTACCAATTCAGCCTGAGCCGTCGCTGCTTCTGAGTGAGCAGTTGTGTTTTGCCTTGTATTCGACGATGTTGGGGATGAACAAGGTCTACCGCAAGTCCTTGCAACCCTTGGGTATCACCTATCCGCAGTACCTTGTACTGATGGTGTTGTGGGAGCGTGATGCCATGACGGTCTCCGAAATTGGTGAGCGCCTTTTCCTGGATTCGGCGACCTTGACACCGTTGCTCAAACGCATGGAAAAGCAGGAACTGTTGCAACGGGTTCGTGCCAAAGCCGACGAACGCCAGGTGATCATCAGCCTGACGTCCAAAGGTCGTGAGCTCCAGGAGCCCGCCAAAACAATGGCTTTGGGTGTGTTCTGTGCCACTGAAAGCACCCCTGATGAACTGATCGCCCTGCGCGACAGTTTGCTGATTTTGCGAAAAAGGCTGTTCAAAAATGCATGA